In the Salvia splendens isolate huo1 chromosome 16, SspV2, whole genome shotgun sequence genome, ccaaaaatttaaattttttttttcgaatttttgtcTATAAACACTGAACATTTGGCCACCATTTTTCCGCACTTTACCCATTTCAATCCTCTTGTATTCCCATATTTTCGGCTTCTATGGAGTGGTTTAACAGCGATGAACGTCAGATGAACGAGTTCGTCAATGCCAACAATTGGTACGTGCCGCCATCACCCCCATCGCATACGACGCCTAGTCCGGGGGTGGCTAGCAACATCGACATAACATTGTCAGTTGGCACTGATGAGTACGAGATCAGTGATATGGAGCCCGCTGAAGGGAGGGGCAAGGGTAAGGTTGCGGATGATGAGGGGCCGAAGAAGTATAGTCCACACGAGACATTGTGGCTGGCCAAGAACTTCGTCGACGTctccgaggatcctatcatcggcaaccagcagagCGGCAAGGTGTTCTGGCAGCGGATTGCGGAGAAGTATAACGCTGGTTGTCCTGGAGGGTCGTTCGAGCGTAGGTACGTGAAGCTGCGAAAGCATTGGAGTCAGGTCCAGAATGAGATGAACAAGTGGAATGGCAAGGCGGAGCGGGCACAACGGGCACAGCGAGATGGACCTCGTGGAGAAGGCCAAGGCAGAGTTCTTCGCTGAAGGGAAGAAGCACTTTAAGTACTTCGACGTTTGGAAGATTatcgagaagagcccgaagtacaccggTGAGGCCGAACCGACGGCAAGTGGGcgccgaagagaaccaaagtttccgacCGCCAGAAACTACTCTACGAGCGAATGAGGTCCGaggatcgacctcaacgtgacggacgacgacgtCTTCTTCTCATCCCCTAGCACTCAAAATCGTCCGATGGGAATAAAGACGACAAAGAGGAAATAAAAGGGGAAGACAACTGCGAGCTACTCCGCTatgccgccaccgccgtccaATCAGTCTCTGGATAAGATCTCCGACTCTGATCTCCAACTCTATGTCGGAGATGAGTATTAcctggcggatgagccagctgacaaagttgacatcgagggatactTCGACAATGTCGGAGTTCGATCTCGAGTTGCACCATGAGATGATCGTCTACCTTCGCgcacaaatgaagaagtagtagttttatcctttttttaaaaaaaatgtatgacGGCAGGAACCGGCGCGGCGGTTCTGAACCGGAGCGGTTCATGCGGGCAGTTCAGGTTCAAGAAtttcaggaaccggaaccggcggttcaaatgattttttaaaaaaatatttattatttattatttataaaaattaattttatatttaaaaatcaatcatttgtcacaaataaataaataaatacaagaatttcataatagcccatatttatttgtttggcCTCTGAATTCTAaaaaccattcttggttatttctattttatagaaacatccttgaatattttgtgtttcactttcaatgtgggataaatacgttgaagtattttctcttataactacatgtttagctCATTCATTCATCCTTTTctaatgtgggatacaaaactttcttttgtcttatacttttctttatttttttactatattttattattcactaattttatctttatttttgtcatgattcTTTTtttaagacaaatttatagataataatagcataAAATAGAatagttaaattaaatttgaatgttgcatgttgctcataatttgtatatttatataatgtagatgtgttcaaataatatttggatttaaatgtgcTCACTTTTAATAATTCTAAggaatcattcttggttgtttcacttttatagagacatccttgaatattttgtgtatcactttcaatgtgggataaaatatgttgaagtattttctttatacctatatgtttagatcattcattcatctttttccaatgtgggatacaaaactttcttttgttttctacttttctttattttatactacattttattattcactaacattatctttatttttgtatgattttttttctataacaaatttatagataataatagtatcaactagaatagtttagtttgaatagtttaattaaatttgaatgttggatgttgctcataatttgtatatttatagaatgtggatgtgttcaaataattggatttaaatgtaagcatgttgctaatttttctcaatatatggattaaaatgtgaaaagaacaacaattaatataatttgtatcataatgataaaaatagataactaaagaatgatttgtATAGCgatataatatagtttatatatttatatattagtagtagactaatagtatgattttgtataatagctattattctaatagatgtagtataatttatataaataaaattattagttgtgaatatattcttgattgataagaataaacaattattgagtaatatgatttgtatatggATAAATAATCATTCATATAATAGTTATCGCTATATTAATACAATTtgtaataattattctcttaatgtgtataatggtatttattagttaacatatactaTATAAACTTATACACGATAAAGgattaaagaataatactttatgtaataatatttgttgttaaattataattataataataaaaaatagtcaagatataaacaaagatgattGAAATCTACCATGTAGTtacaaataatgacttttatcccacattgaaagaaagagcaacacatccaagaacatgtaactataaaagagaatcatcCAATACACTATCTTTTAACTCAAACGCTCAAGTCCAACAttataagttgtgacttgtAGCCTCGGTCAAATAAAGACTAAAacggataaaaaaaaatttgaaccaCTGAACCTGCCCGGAACCGGCAGTTTTGAACCGCCacatgaaccgccggttttttgaaccagAACCGGAACTGCCTAGAACCTTGGCGGGCTGGTTTAGGTTCAATGAAATTTTGAActgtgaaccgccggttccgaaccggaactgactgtttttgaaccgtgtgcatgcctaggcGACACAATTAGTAAATATGTGACCCCCTCAAATGAGTTGCATGCCATAAACCTTGcatttagagtgtccactataaggcggacaactccaatagccccgtccccttttttgtccacagccccagttTTTTAATCCGTGCCCAAAAAaaggtttccgccactataggcggacacttccaatagccccaaatttttttcatttattttaattcaattataattaaaattatcggactatacgtaattagaaaaaaacggctataagtgaagaaattaaaattaaacactacattTTCATCGTATTAAAGTactggaaaaattatacaacgaaatatTAATCTATTGAACATCACGATGGTGTTCACACTGCGCCGCCACCTCTtctacgtgcccaaacttcttcaatcaaatcgtcCTGGAGTGCGGTATGTGCtgtgctcctgcgcatatcagtgaaacgttggatcaaatattcattgctccgtggtacgcccatctggatcggcacggaggcaacaccgttacttgtacttgcgccatcttccggtgcccagcgctcagcagcaaatccttcatcttctattatcatattatgcaatatgatacatgctaacataatattcgcaaCATCATCTCCGTGTCAAACTCGTGCCGGGCATCGTATAATGGCTCATCGCGTTTGGAGGACACCAAacgctcgctcaacatccttcctagcagcctcttgttttcgcgcaaaatattgtttcttcggtccaaccggttggcgaaATGTCTTGATGAATACGGGCCACCGaggatatatcccatctgccaaatagtatctcCTTCTGTACTGCgtgccgttggctacgaagctgatttcgggacctccccccggcactcatcattgaatagaggcgatgactgaagaacattgaagtcgttgttcgaacctgcaataccgaaatacgcatgtcagatccgcaaacggtagtcagcaaTGGCTTCCAGGATCATCGAGGGATGCCTGCctttgaaaccagtagtgaactggcctttccacgccaccgggcagtttctccactcccaatgcatgcaatcgatgcttcctaacattcctgggaaacCGTGAACCGCACCGAGCATATCTAGCAGTCTCTGGCACTCATCAGGGTTGAgctttcgtaggaactcccCACCAAATATTTCTcggatccccttacaaaactgTCTGAGAACCgttaggctagtcgtctcacccatctgtaggtattcgtcgaacatatcagccggtccggcgtaggcaagctgccggattgcTGCGGTGCACTTCTAAAGagtagacagcccgatccggccagtgcaatcacttcggagggtgaagcaccggtacaTCTCCgtcaaattcgtcgctatatggttgaagagccgttgcgacattctgaatcgccgatggaaaatctcgggtggataacgggggttatccacaaagtagtccgccattagacgctggtgcgctccgctatggtctcgttggatggtcTGACGACgagtaatcgcacgagggatcgcggCCTCCCCCGCACGCGTCGCATCCTCCGCGTCGGCGTTGTTCTGCACCTCTTTAATCAGAGAATTCCACGCCTCGttccacaaatcgtccattttaaataccaatggaatccacaaattttagtgagagaaagtatgagTGAAGAATTGGAATGGTGTACAAATAATGAGTGaaatggggtgtatttataggtaaattaaattaaattttaaaaaaataaaaaataaaaaatcgcccGCCCCGCCGCAAACTGCCTCCACTATAGGCCGGCTCACCGGCCGCACCGCCGCCCAGcgaccggcgcgtcctcgcacatTTCTCGGCCGAAGGCCTTCCGCCCCTTTTTTTTGTCTTCTTCTGGGCGGACGTCCCGcccactatagaccgccccgCCTTCGCCCTCGCCGGGGCGGTCGGCGCACCTATACTATGGTGGACACTCTTATATTACaattgttgggaaataaacacaggcaatcacgaatatgaaagagaatgaacacaagaaattgttGACCCaattcgatacaatgtgtatctacgtctgggggcgatgccaagccagggatttcactataaaatttcagaataagcataatttaacaatgagggagcacctctatttataagcaactagagaaccctaattctagtcaaactaggaaacatatatcacaaggaaacaaatcctaaacatggtaggagataaattaggctccataat is a window encoding:
- the LOC121770162 gene encoding uncharacterized protein LOC121770162, with protein sequence MEWFNSDERQMNEFVNANNWYVPPSPPSHTTPSPGVASNIDITLSVGTDEYEISDMEPAEGRGKGKVADDEGPKKYSPHETLWLAKNFVDVSEDPIIGNQQSGKVFWQRIAEKYNAGCPGGSFERRYVKLRKHWSQVQNEMNKWNGKAERAQRAQRDGPRGEGQGRVLR